The sequence GATATTTCTGCAATCCGTGGGTATCTAAGAAAAAAACAGCTTACTTTACCAAATGTAATTAAGTCATTGTTATATAAAAAAGTGGAAGCTATTTGGGCTTTCGATGATCCATTGCCTGGCATATATTTTGTTTTAGAAAAAATTAAGAAATTTATCTACAAAAGATTCAGTAGATAGTAAGGGGGGAGTATATGAAAAAAAAAGAAAATTTAAATGAAATACTTGGTATTTTAGGTGGTATGGGACCATTGGCAACGGCTGAATTTTACCAGAAGATAATAAACAAAACAGACGCAAGGATTGATCAGGATCATTTAGATATATTTATATCTAGTTTAGCCTCAACTCCCGATAGAACTCAGTATATATTGAATAATGGACCTAGCCCCGTGGAAAAACTTGTGGAGTGTGCTAAAAAGCTTGAGCATATAGGAGCAACTTATATAGCCATGCCCTGCAATACTTCACACTTCTTCTATAATGACGTGATAAAACATATCAGTATACCTTTTTTGAATATGATTGAAGAAACTGCAAAACATATAAAGAAAAATAGACCTACAAAAAATATTCTGCTTTTAGCCACAAAAGGTACCATTTTTGGGAATGTATATAAGGATACTTTTATAAAATATGATCTAAAGTTAAATGTGCCAGATTATATTAATCAAAATATCACATCTGAGATTATTGATACTGTAAAAAGGGGTAATCTCAAAAATCTAAGCAGATATTCTGATTTCTTTTTAGACCTAGAAAGGCAATATCTTATTATTTTAGGCTGTACAGAGCTTTCTGTGGCAAAAGATTTTTTATCCATACAAGGGGGGTTTATTGACCCATTGGAGGTTCTAGTGGAAAGTGTGCTAAAATTTGCTAACAAAAAAATTAAAGAAACTAAGTAAAACATGGATGGCAAAGGATCCATGTTTTTTTTGTTAGGATTAAAATTATAGCAAAATTTCATAGTTTCATTATTATAATCACAAAAGAATTTTTTTGTTCATATACTAGATATAAACATTTTTAAAGGGGGAGAACTATGAAAAAAATCCCAAAGTGTATGAGTACGCAACATCCGGATAATGTAAATACTCCTTTTTTTTGTGAAAATGGAGAGCTCAAAGGAGAAGATGAAGTAAAAGAGGCATACTATGTATATTCCCATTTAGGGTGTGGTGAACAGATGTGGGATTGTGAAGGAAAGGAAATTGACAATTACGTCATAAAAAAGCTTTTAACTAGTTACCCTTATCTTTTTAAAAAGAAAACATTAGGTGAAGAACTGTTCTTAACACTAAGGGTTCCTAACCCACAACTGGAGAAGGCAGAGGGAAAAATTCTACTTGAGACCCTTGAAAGTATACCAAGGTCCTTTGATATTGCGAAGATTTTTTATAAAGAAGATAAACCCCCCATTTACGAGGTAATACTCCCTATGACCTCTAGTGTAGAGGAAATAAATAGTATTTATTATTATTATAGAGACTTTGTCATTGGTAAAGAAAATTCAACTTTTGTTTTTGATGGTAAAAAGAATATTAAAGATTGGGTTGGAGAATTTAAGCCTAAGACAGTGAATGTAATACCCCTATTTGAAGATAAAGATTCCATGCTAGAGTGTGACAATATATTGGAAGAATACCTCAAGGACAAAAAAATAACTAATCAAAGGGTTTTTTTAGCGAGATCTGATCCTGCAATGAACTATGGATTTATTGGTGCAGTTTTACTAAATAAGATTGCCCTATGGAAAATAGATAGATTAGCTAAAAAAATCGGTGTTGATTTATTTCCTATAATAGGGGTTGGGTCTGCACCCTTTAGGGGAGGGTTGACACCTTATAGTGTAAAGCGAGTTACTGAAGAATTTCCAAGTGTCCATACTTTCACAATTCAATCGGCATTTAAGTATGATTACCCTTTAAAGGACGTAAAGGACGGGATAGATTTCATAAATGCATTTAAAACTGGGAAGGCAATTGAAATCGACGAACAAAAATCAATGGATATTATTGAGAAATGTGCCGTAAGCTATGGCAGGGACGTCATAGACCTTGCTACAACTATCAACTCGTTTTCTAAATTTATACCAAGAAGAAGGAAGAGGAAGCTTCATATTGGACTGTTTGGCTACTCAAGAAAAAAAGGCGAACTGAAGCTACCAAGGGCTATAACATTTTGTGCTTCCCTCTATTCATTGGGAGTGCCTCCTGAAGTGCTAGGTATTAGTGTATTATCTTTAGAGGACTTGAACTTTATTAACCAATTCTACCCTAGTTTTAAAGAAGATCTAAGGGATGCAGTAAAATTTTTAAATCCCCAAAGTCCATATTTACCTAAAGGAGTACTGGAAAAACTAAGTATTATTTTAGAAAACTATGACGTTGATGAAGAACACAAACTAATAACAGACCAGATAATAACTGATTTTTCAAAGGATAATACTGAAGGATTACAGGAATTAATTCTACAGGCTGCAAAAATAAGAAGCTTTTTAGGATAAAAATTGATCCCCTTAAGTTTTCAACTAAAAGGGGATCAATTTTTCTTATTTAATAATTTGTTAATATTTTCATTGAAACTTTATAACAGTTTTATAGTCTAATATAAGTAGAAAATATAAGAATAAGTGTTAAGGGGGAGTTGACGTGGGTATAGCATTAGTTCTATCAGTTACTATAGGGTTGTTTGCCATAATTCTAAGGCCTAAGATAGGATGGTTTATTTTAGAAGGATGGAGATACAAAAGCTTTGAGCCAAACGGGGAAGAGTTATTGTTAAGTAGGGTAAGTGCGGCAATAATTCTCTGTGTTATCTGGTTCGTATTTGTCCCTTTTGCTAGTATAGTCTAACAAAAATATATATTTAATAACAAGATGCAAATAATAAAACTCCTAGTGGGAAATTTTCCCTAGGAGTTTTATTATTTGTTGTAATAAAATAAAAAAAAGTGGCTATTAAGCCACTTAAATTTTAGTTGGAGCCGACGATGGGATTCGAACCCGCGACCTGCTGATTACAAGTCAGCTGCTCTGGCCAACTGAGCTACGTCGGCAAATATTTATGGTCGGGGCGAAAGGATTTGAACCTTCGACCCTCTGGTCCCAAACCAGATGCGCTACCAAGCTGCGCTACGCCCCGTCAACCACAAGATTTATTTTACGATAAAATCGAGAATATGTCAATACATTTTTTATTTTTTTTAAAAATAATTTATCCACTGCTGTTTGAGCTTGATCTGCGTCTACTTTCTAAGTAACAATGATAAGTAATAATGCTTAGTGCTGCAGCTAAAATTGCAGGAAAAGTGCCAGTATAGTTTATTGAAACATCAGAGCCAATTACATCACCACCCAAACGACCACTTAAATATCCTGCCTCTGAAGTTAAATTAACACTAAAACCTATAAATTGCCCACCGACCCTACCAGTAATATGCCTTTCTCCAGAGATTGATATATCATCTCCTATAACTTCACCACCAATTCTACCAGATAAAGAGTTTGAAGAATAGGCAAGGTCTACATCGTTTCCTATAATCATTCCACCTATCCTACCCTTAAGGGTACTGTCTGTATACTTAAGTCTAACACTCTTGCCCTGGATAGCTCCACCTATTCTTCCTTCAATGGTAGTTGAACTGATGCTACATTCAATACTGTAACCCATAATCTGACCGCCAACCCTACCCGATAAATTTCCCATGTAGATCCCTCCGTTATTATTATATAAGTACATATTTAAGATATTCTGCAGCACATTAAAAATTCCTCTATTTCAATGTTCCTTTGATGATGCTAGCTAATATTTCTATTCCTGCTTCGATATCTTTTTCAGCCATGGTGGTGAAACTTAATCTAAAAAAGTTTTGTTTCCTATCAATAAAAAAATCATCACCGGGGAGGATTCCAACACCATGTTGTTTGGCCAAATTTGCTATATCATCAGCGCAAATATGGGGAGGAAGCTGTATCCATACACACAAACCACCAGTTGGTTTTGTAAACATTACAGATGAAGGTAATCTTTTCTCAAGGGCAGATATTGTGGTTAAACATCTGGATTGATAAACCTTTTTTACTTTATTAACATGCTCTTGCCACAGATCTTTTCTTAGATAAAGATCAAAGGCCCTTTGTAAAAAGCCAGAAGTGGAGATGTCTGAGAACTGTTTAGCCTCAATTAAAGGTGTGTTAAAGATTGGTGGAGCTACTAAAAGGGCTAGCCTTAACCCGGGCATAAAAACCTTTGAAAAAGACTTTATATAGATTACTATATTTTCAGTATCTAAAGCTTTAAGGGGAGGGATTTTGTTAATTGAATAGTTTAAATCTGAAAAATGATCGTCTTCAACTATAAGTGTATTGTACTTAGAAGCAAGGTCTAATAGCTTTCTTCGATGGGCTAAATCATACTGATAGCCCGTTGGACTTTGGAAATCAGGCATTACATATATAAACTTTGGATTAAACTTTTTCAACCTGTCCTCAAGGATTTGCAAATCCATGCCTTTATTGCGAACGGGGATACCAACCGTTTTAGCACCACGGGAAGAGAAGGTAGCCATTGCACCAGGATAACAGGGCTCTTCAGTAAAAACAAAATCACCTTCAGATAAAAGGGTTTTAGCAATTATATCTAAACCTTGCTGCCCACCTGAAATTATATGAACA comes from Alkalicella caledoniensis and encodes:
- a CDS encoding PLP-dependent aminotransferase family protein yields the protein MNVFHVQFTNSESKYKQLTDHIKSLIVKGSLPHHYKLPSIRKLSTFLNVNNVTIVNCYKTLEQDGYAYTIHGSGTFVIADNNLIDTNEGYSESTVFGDVKYDFITSSPSPTFFPVKAFKGLLNDVLERDGGFAFNYQEAGGYLPLRQSLRELLKGYKINVPHQYVHIISGGQQGLDIIAKTLLSEGDFVFTEEPCYPGAMATFSSRGAKTVGIPVRNKGMDLQILEDRLKKFNPKFIYVMPDFQSPTGYQYDLAHRRKLLDLASKYNTLIVEDDHFSDLNYSINKIPPLKALDTENIVIYIKSFSKVFMPGLRLALLVAPPIFNTPLIEAKQFSDISTSGFLQRAFDLYLRKDLWQEHVNKVKKVYQSRCLTTISALEKRLPSSVMFTKPTGGLCVWIQLPPHICADDIANLAKQHGVGILPGDDFFIDRKQNFFRLSFTTMAEKDIEAGIEILASIIKGTLK
- a CDS encoding aspartate/glutamate racemase family protein; translation: MKKKENLNEILGILGGMGPLATAEFYQKIINKTDARIDQDHLDIFISSLASTPDRTQYILNNGPSPVEKLVECAKKLEHIGATYIAMPCNTSHFFYNDVIKHISIPFLNMIEETAKHIKKNRPTKNILLLATKGTIFGNVYKDTFIKYDLKLNVPDYINQNITSEIIDTVKRGNLKNLSRYSDFFLDLERQYLIILGCTELSVAKDFLSIQGGFIDPLEVLVESVLKFANKKIKETK
- the ppcA gene encoding phosphoenolpyruvate carboxylase; translation: MKKIPKCMSTQHPDNVNTPFFCENGELKGEDEVKEAYYVYSHLGCGEQMWDCEGKEIDNYVIKKLLTSYPYLFKKKTLGEELFLTLRVPNPQLEKAEGKILLETLESIPRSFDIAKIFYKEDKPPIYEVILPMTSSVEEINSIYYYYRDFVIGKENSTFVFDGKKNIKDWVGEFKPKTVNVIPLFEDKDSMLECDNILEEYLKDKKITNQRVFLARSDPAMNYGFIGAVLLNKIALWKIDRLAKKIGVDLFPIIGVGSAPFRGGLTPYSVKRVTEEFPSVHTFTIQSAFKYDYPLKDVKDGIDFINAFKTGKAIEIDEQKSMDIIEKCAVSYGRDVIDLATTINSFSKFIPRRRKRKLHIGLFGYSRKKGELKLPRAITFCASLYSLGVPPEVLGISVLSLEDLNFINQFYPSFKEDLRDAVKFLNPQSPYLPKGVLEKLSIILENYDVDEEHKLITDQIITDFSKDNTEGLQELILQAAKIRSFLG